From a single Alkalihalophilus pseudofirmus genomic region:
- a CDS encoding ABC transporter transmembrane domain-containing protein: MSVFKDLWWFFKRERVSYGLGILVLAFVSIFTLLPPYIVGVIVDHIAEQTLTTTTLLSWVGVLLGVGLIVYVLRFVWRIMIFGAAIRLARLLRNQLYEHFTNMSSKFYQKQRTGDLMAHATNDIRAVQATAGQGVLTLVDSLTMGGFVILTMALTISWELTLISLIPMPFMALLTSYYGTLLHKRFHVAQAAFSDLNDNVQESITGVRVAKAFGQEEREIEGFRAQSEQVVKKNVSVAKVDALFDPTISLIVGLSYFLAVVFGARYVIADEMTIGQLTSFTIYLGLLIWPMLAFGWLFNIVERGRASYDRIKHLLSEKQDITDELATVDTVAKGDIDVSLNSYAYPGTDKNALTELHFTLIEGQTLGIVGKTGSGKSTLIKLLQREYDVSDGSIRINERSINEYSLDALKKAFGLVPQEHFLFSATIADNVAFAKPDASFKEIVQACKLANIHEDITRFDQGYDTVVGERGVTLSGGQKQRISIARALISDPNILILDDSLSAVDAKTEEQILNSLRENRRGKTTIITAHRLSAIKHADLILVLADGKVIERGVHEELMNEGGWYRSMYEQQQLESVVRGGGEE; this comes from the coding sequence ATGTCTGTATTTAAAGACTTATGGTGGTTTTTCAAGCGTGAACGTGTTTCTTATGGGTTGGGTATATTAGTATTGGCTTTTGTTTCTATTTTCACCTTATTACCCCCGTATATAGTGGGTGTGATTGTGGATCATATCGCAGAGCAGACGTTGACGACAACAACCTTGCTTTCTTGGGTTGGAGTTTTACTAGGTGTAGGACTCATCGTCTATGTGCTTCGTTTTGTATGGAGGATTATGATATTTGGGGCTGCGATTCGTTTAGCCCGTCTTTTAAGAAATCAGTTATATGAACATTTTACAAATATGTCGAGTAAATTTTATCAAAAACAGCGGACTGGCGATTTAATGGCACATGCTACAAATGACATTAGAGCTGTTCAAGCGACGGCAGGGCAAGGTGTGCTTACTTTAGTGGATTCTCTGACAATGGGAGGCTTTGTTATTTTAACAATGGCCCTCACCATCAGCTGGGAGTTAACATTGATCAGTTTGATCCCGATGCCGTTCATGGCGCTTTTAACAAGTTATTATGGAACATTGCTTCATAAAAGATTTCATGTGGCTCAAGCAGCTTTTTCTGATTTGAATGACAATGTACAGGAAAGTATTACTGGGGTCAGAGTAGCAAAAGCTTTTGGTCAAGAGGAACGTGAAATAGAAGGGTTTCGTGCGCAATCGGAGCAAGTTGTCAAAAAAAATGTTTCGGTTGCCAAAGTAGATGCTTTATTTGATCCTACGATTTCATTGATTGTCGGGTTGTCTTATTTTCTTGCTGTTGTATTTGGCGCGCGTTATGTGATCGCTGATGAAATGACAATCGGCCAGTTAACGAGTTTTACCATCTATCTTGGTCTGTTGATTTGGCCAATGCTTGCCTTTGGATGGCTGTTTAACATTGTGGAACGTGGAAGAGCTTCATATGATCGTATTAAGCATTTGTTAAGCGAAAAGCAAGATATTACAGATGAGCTGGCGACAGTTGATACGGTCGCAAAAGGAGACATTGATGTTTCCTTGAACTCCTATGCATACCCAGGTACAGATAAAAATGCATTGACTGAACTGCATTTCACTTTAATAGAAGGTCAAACACTCGGGATTGTAGGAAAAACAGGCAGTGGTAAGTCTACATTGATAAAATTGCTGCAGCGAGAGTATGATGTCTCAGATGGATCGATAAGAATTAATGAACGTTCAATAAATGAATATTCCCTTGATGCATTAAAGAAAGCATTTGGACTCGTACCGCAAGAACATTTCCTTTTCTCAGCGACGATTGCTGATAATGTAGCATTTGCAAAGCCTGATGCTAGTTTCAAAGAGATTGTTCAAGCTTGTAAACTAGCAAACATTCACGAGGATATCACTCGATTTGATCAAGGGTACGATACTGTTGTTGGAGAGCGAGGAGTAACGCTCTCTGGAGGTCAAAAGCAGCGAATTTCGATAGCAAGAGCGCTTATCTCTGATCCTAATATTCTTATATTGGATGATTCTTTATCAGCTGTTGATGCAAAGACAGAAGAACAAATACTAAACTCACTTAGAGAAAACCGACGCGGAAAAACAACGATTATTACAGCACATCGCTTAAGTGCAATTAAACATGCAGATTTAATACTTGTTTTAGCAGATGGAAAAGTAATAGAGCGTGGTGTTCATGAAGAATTGATGAATGAAGGCGGATGGTATCGCAGCATGTATGAGCAGCAGCAGCTAGAGTCTGTAGTAAGAGGAGGTGGCGAGGAGTAA